In Paenibacillus phoenicis, one genomic interval encodes:
- the iolG gene encoding inositol 2-dehydrogenase: MDKLRIGVIGAGRIGKIHVGNLKRLPQAEVIAISDLYADAELEKWAREREIPLVTNDSDAMIHHPDIDAVFICSSTDSHVPLIKSAARNGKHIFCEKPISMDIRQTEEALEEVRRAGVKLQVGFNRRFDHNFRRVREHVESGAIGDVHLIKITSRDPSPPPEAYIAVSGGIFMDMMIHDFDMARYLSGSEVVEVSAHGGVLIDPAFAKYDDVDTAIVTLRFANGALGVIDCSRQAAYGYDQRAEAFGSLGAAYADNDYANTVELSTSSGVQSDKPLYFFLERYNEAYILETQQFIDCVLSGTPVPVDGEDGLQAERIARAAKLSLQERRIVKLSELDVAGSIHAEREGR; encoded by the coding sequence ATGGATAAATTAAGAATCGGCGTCATCGGCGCCGGGAGAATCGGCAAAATTCACGTGGGTAATCTCAAAAGACTGCCGCAAGCAGAGGTCATCGCGATCAGCGACTTGTATGCGGACGCCGAATTGGAGAAGTGGGCACGGGAGAGGGAGATTCCGCTCGTCACGAACGACAGCGACGCGATGATTCATCATCCCGACATCGATGCGGTATTCATCTGCTCGTCCACAGACAGCCATGTTCCGCTCATCAAGAGCGCTGCGAGAAACGGTAAGCATATTTTTTGTGAAAAGCCAATCAGCATGGATATCCGTCAGACGGAGGAGGCGCTGGAGGAGGTGCGCCGTGCCGGCGTGAAGCTGCAGGTGGGCTTCAACCGCCGGTTCGATCACAATTTCCGCCGCGTCCGCGAGCATGTCGAGTCGGGGGCAATCGGTGACGTACATCTTATTAAAATTACGTCCCGCGATCCGAGTCCACCTCCGGAAGCCTACATCGCGGTATCCGGCGGCATCTTCATGGACATGATGATCCATGACTTCGACATGGCGCGCTATTTGTCCGGCAGCGAGGTGGTGGAAGTGTCCGCGCACGGCGGGGTGCTGATCGATCCCGCTTTTGCGAAATACGACGATGTGGATACGGCGATCGTGACGCTGCGCTTTGCTAACGGCGCGTTGGGCGTGATCGATTGCAGCCGTCAAGCGGCGTACGGTTATGACCAGCGTGCGGAAGCGTTTGGCTCGCTTGGCGCGGCATACGCCGACAACGACTACGCCAACACGGTGGAGCTTAGCACGTCGTCAGGCGTGCAGAGCGATAAGCCGTTATACTTCTTCCTCGAGCGCTATAACGAGGCGTACATCCTGGAGACGCAGCAATTTATTGACTGCGTGTTAAGCGGCACACCGGTTCCGGTTGACGGTGAGGACGGCTTGCAGGCGGAGCGGATCGCTCGGGCAGCGAAGCTGTCGCTTCAGGAACGGCGGATCGTCAAGCTGTCAGAGCTGGATGTGGCCGGATCGATCCATGCTGAACGCGAAGGGAGATGA
- the iolB gene encoding 5-deoxy-glucuronate isomerase, translated as MPNLIVRPDKGASGELPLLSVTPESAGWSYVGFDVYRLKPGEKIERSTEDREYCLVILEGKAHVSTAETRWEAVGERMSVFERIPPYAVYVPGGNRYEIEAVTELELAVCHAPDRNGGHPARLIGPEDMDSEVRGEGVTQRYIHHILPEQKPADSLLVVEVFTPPGHWSSYPPHKHDQDALPDEAFLEETYYYRVNPPQGFAVQRVYTDDGSLDSTLAIKDGETVLVPKGYHPVSAPPGYDVYYLNVMAGPVRTWKIRNDPDHAWTLEPAGMRKTQPD; from the coding sequence ATGCCAAATCTAATCGTTCGTCCTGACAAGGGAGCGTCGGGCGAGCTCCCGCTGCTGTCGGTGACGCCGGAATCCGCCGGTTGGAGCTATGTAGGCTTTGACGTGTACCGGCTGAAGCCTGGGGAGAAAATCGAACGGAGTACAGAGGATCGGGAATACTGCCTGGTGATTTTGGAAGGGAAGGCCCACGTATCAACGGCAGAGACCCGGTGGGAGGCGGTTGGCGAGCGGATGAGCGTATTTGAACGCATTCCCCCGTATGCGGTCTATGTGCCGGGCGGCAATCGGTACGAAATTGAAGCGGTGACCGAGTTGGAGCTGGCGGTCTGCCATGCGCCGGATCGGAATGGCGGCCATCCGGCTCGCCTGATCGGGCCAGAGGATATGGACAGCGAAGTCCGGGGAGAAGGGGTGACGCAGCGATATATTCACCATATTTTACCGGAACAGAAGCCTGCGGACAGCTTGCTCGTTGTCGAGGTGTTTACGCCTCCGGGGCATTGGTCCAGCTATCCCCCGCACAAGCATGATCAGGATGCCCTGCCCGATGAAGCGTTTCTGGAGGAGACATATTATTACCGGGTGAACCCGCCGCAAGGTTTTGCCGTTCAGCGCGTGTATACGGACGACGGCTCGCTTGATTCAACGCTGGCGATAAAGGATGGGGAGACGGTGCTCGTGCCAAAGGGCTATCATCCGGTGTCTGCGCCTCCGGGTTACGACGTCTATTATCTCAACGTCATGGCCGGTCCCGTCCGCACCTGGAAGATCCGCAACGACCCGGACCACGCATGGACGCTCGAACCGGCAGGCATGCGCAAGACTCAACCCGATTGA